TTCTGCAAAGCTCTGCTCGCTTTTTTTAAAGAATTTAAAATCTTCTCTTGCTCGTGAGTATTAAAAAACATTTTATCAAGATATACAAAGGCATCGTATCTGCCTTTTTTACACTCTACATCCACTACGCAAAGATTTTTCAAATTCTCATCATCTAAATTTGCCAAAGCTTCAGGGATAAGTTCTTTTAAGATACTTTCGGTGCGAAGTTTTTTAATCTCACTTGGATTCATAGACTTGCTTGTTCCTCTACTTCTTTATAGCTTTCTATATAATCACCCACTCTCATATCATCACACCCTTCTATGCCTACGCCACATTCATAGCCTTTTGCCACTTCTTTAGCATCATCTTTAAAGCGTTTAAGTGAGCTTACATTTCCTTCATAAACCACAACTCCATCACGGATAAGGCGAATTTTAGCCCCGCGGTTAATCACGCCTTCAGTTACCATACAACCTGCAATTTGACCGATTTTTGGTACATTGATCACTTGTCTAATCTCTGCTTGTCCAAGTTGTTCTTCAGAGATGATAGGACTCATCATACCACCCAGCAAGGCTTTTACATCATCAAGTAGATTATAAATGACATTATAAGTTTTTATTTCCACGCCTTTATCTTTAGCACGCTCTTTGATCTCTCCTGTTGGGCGTATGTTAAAGCCTAGTACGATGGAGTTTTCACTTGCGCTTGCAAGCTCTATATCACTTTGCGTGATCCCCCCTACTCCGCTGTGTATGATATTGACTTTAATTTCATCATTTCTAAGCTTTTCTAAGCTTGCTTTTAAGGCTTCTAACGATCCTTGCACATCAGCTTTTAAAATCACAGGAAGGGCTTTTAAGTTTCCTTCTTTGATCTTCGCTCCAAGCTCATCTATACTTACTTTAGTCGATTTGCTGAGTTCTTTTTGGCGGTTGTATTCGTGGCGCTTGTTAGCATACTCTCTTGCTTCTTTATCACTCTTCACTGCGATTAAAATTTCGCCTGCATCAGCCACTTCGCTAAGCCCTACGATGACACCACATTCACCCGGTTTGATCTCTTTTAAAGCTTTACCTTGATCATCGCTCATTGCGCGCACTTTTCCATAAGCTTCGCCTGCAACGATAGTGCTTCCTACTTTAAGCGTTCCATTTTGCACGATGATAGTAGCTACCGCACCGCGTCCTTTTTGGATAGAACTCTCTATAACACTTGCTTTTGCAAAGCTTTTTGGATTGGCTTTGAGTTCTAAAATATCAGCTTGTAAAAGCACGATTTCAAGCAAATCTTCAATACCCATTCCTGTTTTAGCAGAAACTCCTACAAATTCATAAGATCCGCCCCATTCTACTGGCATGATTTCCATTTCAGCAAGTTGAGTTTTTACCATGTCAGGATTTGCAGCTTCTTTATCCATTTTGTTAATCGCTATGATGATAGGCACACCTGCTGCTTTAGCGTGATTGATCGCTTCTTTAGTTTGTG
The window above is part of the Campylobacter coli genome. Proteins encoded here:
- the rbfA gene encoding 30S ribosome-binding factor RbfA; translation: MNPSEIKKLRTESILKELIPEALANLDDENLKNLCVVDVECKKGRYDAFVYLDKMFFNTHEQEKILNSLKKASRALQNYCMSEQGWYRCPNFHFKFDDRLEYQNHMDALFEKIKKDKNES